From the genome of Rattus rattus isolate New Zealand chromosome 6, Rrattus_CSIRO_v1, whole genome shotgun sequence:
TTCGCCTTAATATAATATCAAAAACACCAAGTTCGATgcttataatattttttttcaattaaaaagagcCTTTTGTGTTAAACTTTTCAACACTGTGAAAGACAGTTTAAATAGTTTAAAGAAAGAAGTATTTGTATTGGCTCGCAGTTTCAGATGTTTTAATCTATGTTGGGTGCTGCATTGTTTGGGGACCAAGGTAATACAGAAGCACGTTTGTTCATCTCCTAGAGGTGGGCAAACAGAGAGAAGTTGTACAAAGGGACTGGGTAAGATATGCCCTTCAAAGACCTGTTGACCTGCTGCCTCAACAGGGCTCCACCTTCTACAGCTCTACTGTCTCTTAATACTCTATTCAATCTTTTAATTTATCCATGGATTAAATTACTGATAAAGGCAGAATTATTCTAAAGGTCCACTCACTTCCTCAGTGCCCTACTTGCTAGAGTTGGGGACCAAGTATCTAATTCATAAAGAACACTTCACATGCAAACCACAGAGCTGTAGAGGTAAGCTATGTTGGTAACGTGCTTCCTAATAATCTGGATTATCTCTGTCTGTCCTGTGGATTTTATGGGAAGTGCCTCTCGCAGTTGTTTTATTAGCAGTCCTACCACTTACTCTCAATATTTTGATATCAAAACCAGTTCAATTGGTTGTGATATTCTGATTTGTTCAAaaacaatctgaaaaaaaatactgGTGAAATTAAATTTTGAATAAAGAGTTCTGCCTCCAGATGCTATGCTGCCTTTTATAAACAATTCACCAGGGACAGTATTTGGCATCCTCGTCTATATTTACATCAGATATTGCCGTCCTCAAAATCCTATATTACACTATCATGCTTTAGTACAGAGGATCTCCTACACATTCTAATCAGCCTTGCTTCAGAATAAGAGGTAAAAACGAATGCTTTTCTTCAATTAGTTCCTTTATTTGTCATTGAGTTTCAGGCTTCACTGAGATAACTCAACAGTCGATTACTGTGTCCCAGCATCCATTTACGGTATCCTTCAATTTGTTAACCACAGTGAATTATGTTCGTCAGGTCAAATATAATAAAGATAGCAGAAGgtggtaagaaagaaagaaatttctcaaAAGAACTTGGCCAATTTAGtaagttttattctttcattgtttctttttctcagtgtgAAAAGTAATTACCCACTTCCCTAATTGCTTTGTGTGTCTGAGGGGgacttgtttttccttctgcagtcATCTGGCACCCAGCATGTTGGAGAACAAGCAGAGTTAAGCTCTGTGCAGGGaaagcttttggttttatttgatgtGGATGATAAATAGTCAGCTCTGCATATACCACATGCAAGCTGCTATCTGCATAATTACTCACATATCTATGGACCAGGAAGGTGCCAAAAGTTAATTGAGTATTGTTTGGAGCACTCAAATGGTATTACCATTAAGTACTGTTGGGTGGACTTGGGtaattttaatcatttcatttcttttactcttttttttaagcCTTTACTCTTTTAACACTCCCATAAAAGCTTAGGTAGTAAGATATTGACTTAGTCAGAATGACTTCTGACTTCTTCACTGGCTACACTTATTAAGACTAAGGAAGATCATCACCCATTGCTTGTCAGAAAGTTTTCTCCAGAGTTGTGCTTTCTCAGTGGGAATTTTCAGATTCTCATAATAATCTACATCATAACCTTATATTTAAGGTAGTTTTTATCACAAAAGTGAAATCTAATTTGAAATAAAGTTGAAAAGCCATAAATGACACAGTTAATTTGCCTTTTAAGAATTCTCAGAAGTTTCACTGCAGTGGTTAGGCACTAAAAGGTGCTTTTGGGGAAAACATAGTTTCTGGTTGGTGTTACACCTAATCATGTTAATGGTTTTTGAATATCATAGGAAAAAGTGCATCATAAAGAGCACAGAGGACTCATTTCTGAGCACTCTGACACGCTTGCAAATCAGtgagtccaggctggcttcttaTGTCTAGTCATGAGGTGAGGACTTAGTTCAGATTTGCTAGGAGCACTTCAGTGAGACTGTCGTAAGAGTCCAGCATTAGGAAGAGCAAAACTGGCTATACCAGATGGTCAATGGAGATAGAAATGGTGCTGAGTAACTAAGCAGGGTTCCTGTTAGTTAATTTTAGTTTCAGGTGAAATATGCTTACTCATACTATTGAATCCAGTCATTCATAGCAAAAGAGTATGATTCTATAAGTGATAATTCTAACACCATGGAAATGAATATGAACTTAGCAACcatgatcacacacatacacacacacacacacacacacacacacacacacacagtgtcttatTGTTCACTAAAgagattacaaaataaaattaatctattGCTAGTCTTGGAAAAATATGTCACATATTAACAATAACCAAAGATCATTTCTGCACTTTCATGTGACCTATAAAATACCATTAACACAGCAGATGGAGGTAAATGACTATCAAGCAAGTTTCTACAGTCAACTGTTTCCTTGGGGATGTTTAGGCAAGGAGATCATCTTGACAGAGGGTTAAGTTTTTAAGTTTAACAGAGATCTCCCTAGTGTTGCCTAGGGATTTTGACTTATGTGAGATGAGAAGTATTTCATATATTGAGCAAGTGTAATCACTGTTCCCTAGATTTGAGGATTTAATAGGTCTTGAATAAGGTCAGTTTATAAATTGATAGTATCATATCATGCCAGCTCTATTTCTGTGTTTCACTTTAATGAATAATGGGATGGTGGTACTATGTTAGATGTGATCATGGAGAGATATGGATCAGAGATACTACTCATTGCCAAAGGtacttaaagattaaaaagaaaagccagtcaGCCCATGCTAACATAGGCCATCATTTGCCATGGCCATTCTGACAAACCCCCCAGCTGTACTGCCATAAATGTTTCTAGGAACTGCCAGACCACCTGAAAATGGTTGTATCTGTTATTACCAAGTGATGCAAGCAGCAAGATTGATTGGAGGACTCTGCTCAAGATTATGCCTCAAAATTCTCTTGCTTTGATAATTCCGTTGTCATAGCTAACAAATATCTGTGGCGTCTGATATGAAGACCGCTTCGATATTGTGAGAGACTACGTGAATTATTGCCATTAGCAGCCGGTAGCaagcaatagcaaaattatgCTTGCACTGATTGatacgtctttttttttttttttaaagctagtgTTCCAGAAGGTTCACACAGAGTGCTTCATCAAGGAGTGGGACCTTCATCCTGACTTAAGTAGAAAtcacctttttctctttctcttcacccCCAGAAATGTCGTCCCAGCAATACCAGCAGCAACGTCGAAAATTTGCAGCTGCCTTCCTGGCCTTGATTTTCATCCTGGCAGCTGTGGACACTGCTGAGGCcgggaagaaagagaaaccaggTAAGCGGTGGATTCAGAGAGAGATGCTTCACTGGGTGGTACCCATGCAGCCCTGACTAGATGGTACCTATGCAGACcagctccctgcctcctccctcccaccattTCTAACTTCCCTTTAATTATTTAGAGAAATGCTAAGCAAGGCTAGTCTTACTTTATCCTGTTATGCTGATGAGTGACTACGCTGGCTGCAGCATGCTCATGAGTTGGCTGTGCAGCTTGGGACCTGTCTTAGTCTGTGACCTAGACCACATTTCTATTATGTCCTTTTACCTGCCACACAAAACCAGACCATCTGTTTGCGACGAAACTGCTAGTCTGACAACTATTACTTATAATAGATGCTTGCTCCTCTTTTTCGTAAACTACTtagaacctttttatttttacaggaatatttgtttttataatatttcacACTCTCAAAGTTTCCATCGGAGTCACACAAGTCTTCAGATTCCATCTGCTACAAGGGTGTTACTCAGCTGTTTGTTTCTGCATTCAAACACCTGAGGCGTGAACTTAAGAGGAAGAAGGCTTTCTTTCCCTCAGGGTTTCAGAGATGTCAGTCCATCACAGCTGTGGTAGCATGAACAGAGCAGCTCATGTCATGGTGTCCAGAAagaggtgaagagagagagagagagagagagagagagagagagagagagagagagagagagagaatgccttcTTCACtcagaaataatttatttctaaaagcaAGTATTAGTGAGTCACTTTGAACAATCTCTATCTAATACACGATTTAGTAGCCTTAGTTCTGTCCCCAAACCCTtgttatctttctctctcttattcatACATTGATTAGATCATTGAGAAGACGCCTGTCACATACCCACTGTCTTATGGGAGAATGCAGGTAGAGGTGAAAATCATAGATTCCACAATCGAGGTGTTGAGGAACGAGACTTAATCATGCCTAGGAGTTCAGAACAGTTCTGGATGGTGAttgctttttgtttccttctttgcaGAAAAAAAGGTGAAAAAATCTGACTGTGGAGAATGGCAGTGGAGTGTGTGCGTGCCCACCAGCGGGGATTGTGGTCTAGGCACCCGGGAGGGCACTCGCACTGGTGCCGAGTGCAAACAAACCATGAAGACTCAGAGATGTAAGATCCCTTGCAACTGGAAGAAGCAGTTTGGAGGTCAGTCTCATTTGGAACATTTCTATCAAGATCTTTCCAAGGCCAGCTAATGTTTATatcaagttaaataaataaatgtattttcttagaCTTCTGGTGACCAGACAGCTTGCTTCTCCAATTCAGCACTAATGATTTCGggggctggatttgtgtgtgtgtgtgtgtgtgtgtgtgtgtgtgtgtgtgtgtgtgtgtgtgtgtttctttttgtcttataCACTGTAGGGTAATTAGCAACATCTTTGGCAtccacaattttttttatcataatccAACTTACTTTACCTGCCAATAAAACTGGCCAGATATCATTCAGATTCAAAACTGTTGTTAAGCATCATTGCTTATGTGGGCACAAAATCTGCAATGGTCCTCACCGACCCAGTAATGGTCTTGTCCTAGGCCATCTAATTCCCCACTTCATTCTCTACTTCCCCTTCTTGTGCTCGTCCTCCTTCCTCATGTCCCTTGTGATTactcttcccatcctccccatatGTTTACAGAGCCTCTCACTGACTCCACCAGGCCTTGCCACAGCCAATGCTAATAGCCTTTCCCCCACTAATTCTAGTTACTCTCATGCTGTTTTGATCTGTCCACTTGAGAGAAGTTCTCTCAACACCTCCAATTTTAATTCAATAATCAACACTTCATCCTTAACCTATTATTCAACATTTTTCATCTTTACCTGTATACACTCATCTACATCAGCGACTCTCAACCTGCCGGTCTCTACTCCTTTCGCAGAGGttgcctaaaaccatcagaaaacacaaccgtagaaaaattacagttttgaagaagccacaaaaataattttatggttggagagggtcaccacaacataaggaactgtatgaaagggctGCAGTATAACGAAGAGTGAAAACTATTGatctacatacatgtgtgtgctgtgtgttggggagttttcatttcatgtgcacatgcatgtttgtaaGTGCACATAGGTTTAGGTACACATGTGTGATCACCAGAGGTTGGTATGTGGAGGGGTCTTTCCTCTGTTGCTCTCCCCTTCTGCTTCTGAAGCCTGGTCTCTTGTTGAATCTGGAACCCAGTGATTGCCCTAGTAAAGTTAGTAAGccatccctgtctctgcttccagaacACTGGGTTCACAGGCAGTTAGTTACCATACTTGCTCAGCTTCTTATGTAGGCTCTGGGGACCAAACTTTGACCCGTCATGTGAATGAGACAAGCCCCTTATCCCACAAGTCATCTCCTAtccctttaagacagttccttatgttgtggtgacctttaaccataaagttatttttgttgttacttcataactgtaaattttctactgttatgaatcataatgcaagtatctgtgttttctcatgGTCTTAGGCTACTGCTCAGAAAGGGTTGTTCCACCCTCAACAAGGTCAAGActtcacaggttgagaaccactgatttagatgGATCCCTATCCCAATCTAAAAATTTCAAATGGCTTTCCTTTTTATATCACATACTTTGTGGTATTTATCTTGGCCACCATGGAACATAATGGCCACAGTTCCCCACCAGTGCCATGTAGGACACACCGTGGCCTAAATGTGTGAGAAGATGGAGAATGCCTATTCTACATGTAGCCTGACTTCCTCTATGACTTGGAGTATAAGTGGTAATAACTACCATAAAGGCCATAATGTTCTTATACATTAAGCACTAAGTAATATAAGGCACTGTTAAGATTCACTTAAAAATTTTTGTATGCTTGAGCATCTACAAAAGTCTCAAAAATCAATATGGAatcaaggcaaacaaacaaacaatcctaACCATCCAATAAGAGTTAGTAAGATATATCAACAGACATGTCTTTTGAGGAGAATATGTGGTAACAAATAGACGCTTGGAGAGATATTCAATTTCTCTGTCCAATCAAGGAAACAGAGACTGACACTCCAGTGAGGTATTACTTACTATATGCCCACCAGAATGGTGGACTGAAATATTGTGATGCTGAAAGTCAGTGAAGAGGCAGAGATGTTTGTATAAAACTAAACATTAGTTGACTTTAGCATTCAGTTTCTTCAGCATTTTTTCCctaggagaaaataaaacatgttttttttgtttttgtttttgttttttttttaaaaccctgaGTATGAACCTACAGTGTTTGCATTTGTGTAAATATTCTAGCCAAAAGCTAGAAGCAATCTAGCATCTTGAACCcggtaaatgaataaataaactttgatatatctatatcataGAATGTTATTCCGTTGTATAAAAGCACATACTACTGATTTCTGCTACTTAAGTTGGTTGCCAGAAATTTATGCTAAGTAAAGAAATAGCAtctctcagagctggagagatggctcggttgtGAGGAGCATGTGTTGTTCTTGTGGTAGACCGAGTTTGGTTTTCATCACTCATAACTATGAGTACTCCAATTCAAGAGGATCACTCGCCATCTCCTGAACTTTGTGGGTAACAGAGTAGCCAGTCACAAACTTTCACatagttttacattttcctttatagaATGAAAAGTGCTGGAGAAGAGAGTTATGGTTGTAAGGCATTTAGGCATAAGAAGGCTATGGCTGTATAAGGTGATGTCTGGGCCTCTTACACTGCAATCATGTGTATTGATGGTGTTGTCCATATGCCTTCACGCTGATAGAACTATACAAGTTCATGCATATAAAACTGATAAGGTCCCACTACACTCTTGGAATATCCTTTTTCGTATAGACATACGGCTATTCAAGATACCAAAATTAGGGGAAATTGGATGAAGAATGGATGGAATTTCTTTGtgttatttcttatatatttggttgtgagcctagcctttagcggctgagccatctctccagcccctttgtgtTATTTCTTATAACTTCATGTACAATGGCTTAAATACAACCACTTAACATCAAAACTGTGTCCCAAAGAGCTTTCTTAAggattttcctttccttgtatTGTGCCTTTTAGCTGAGTGCAAATACCAGTTCCAGGCTTGGGGAGAATGTGACCTCAATACCGCCTTGAAGACCAGAACTGGCAGTCTGAAGAGAGCTCTGCACAATGCCGACTGTCAGAAAACTGTCACCATCTCCAAGCCCTGTGGCAAACTCACCAAGCCCAAGCCTCAAGGTAAGAAGCTGTCCTTCTGACAGTTTTAATAGACTGACAGGCTCATGCAAACCCCAAAGATTCTCGAAGAGAAGGTGAAGTGAGTTGCTTTAGGACAGTAATTGAGTAACGCCCATTGGCTGAACATACTTTCAGGaaacagtctctgagttcaagtggGAGTTCTCTGAACACATGAACAGGAATACAACGAAATGCCTCAGCAAAACACGGCAGTTAAGATGGCTGTTGCTTGAATAATGTCTGTTactctaaattttaaatttggtCAAGATAAATAAACTTACATCATTTATAATGAAGAAAACCTTTAATCAAACCTCACTCAGACTATTTACAATATAATTCTTACAGAATCAGGAacaatataatatacattttttaatttccacACATAAGAcggaaaattttacattttttacttaGTTCAGAGCCTTTATATGCTTGAGTTATTTCAACTTTGCAAGTTCATTCATCACAAAAGTCtaaaactatatatgtatgtgtgtgtgtgtgtgtgtgtgtgtgtattctgagagagagagagagagagagagagagagagagagagagagagagagagagaatatgagaactTGTTCCCAGAATTCCAGGTTCTGCAGTTATGCTGGAGATGGTGAAGCATGACAATCATAGCCATAGGTGGTAAATCTTTTCATTTCATGAGTATGATGAACTGAATTCTTTGTCTCCCAAATCTCCATTTTTCAAGTCTAACCCTGACTAGTACCTCGGAATGTGACTATATTTATAAGTATGGACTTTCAAGAGATAACTAAGTTCAAATGAGGTCATAGGAGTGGGTCCAAATCCAATATGGTTGATTTTCTTATAAGAGGAGATTAGATAGCAGACACCCATAGAGGGAGGGTCATCTGAGGACACAGGAGAAGTGCCAGCCACAGAGAGAAGTCTCACGAGAAACCAGGTCAGTCCAACACTTTGATCTCAGACTTACAGTCTCTAGAATTGTGAGGGAATGCATGCCTATTATCTTAGCTGCCCGTGCTGTGGTTTTTTGTGTAGCTCCCCTTGACAATTCATGGCATTAGCTTCAATGAAATCCAAATTAAAATACCCCCTTGACCTCTCCTTGTACTTGACTctcaaaataaacttgaaaatccATCCGGTCAGATTCGTTGTAAGGAGAAATTCAGATAAATGCTGGTGCTTCgccaaaataagaaaaagaactcCCCCAGAAGCTGAGGATGGCTGGTGGTTTGTACTGGTGACAAGAGGGGGTTCCTTCCATATGCCAAGTGTTTCATCTTTTGATGGAGCTGGCAATGGAAATGTCCACATCCAATCTCAGGATGGCTGGGTACAGTGGGACCTCAGATGCTGGATCTGAGATCTTGGCTGCCTTCCCGGGGAGCGCTACCAACTTTCTAAGTGTTACATATCTAGCCACAACCAGCTGAAAACCAGGAGCCATTTTCAGAAATGAAGAGTTCAGATCTTCACTCTTCAGTTTGACTTGTTTCAAAGCAGTAATTGAAGCAAAGTGGCACCAACAGAGAATTGAAAGGGAGAGGATGTAAGGGGTTCTCTGTTCTCCAGcatagtgattctcctgcctgggctgtgttctagaattttccatgGGAACATAGAAAATTCCCACTGTCCAGACTTTAATCAGACCCACCAGATGTCTACTGGTTCTATAAGGATGAAGGACTCTTAGAAATTGTTATTACACTGCCAGAATTTAAAACTACTCCTGTTCTAGTACAAAATCCCCTGACCAGAGATGATATGCATATACGCACCATCTCTGTGGCAGTGGAGGAAAGGCGATGTAGATTGGTAAAAGAGGAGGAAAGTCAGAAGGAGCCCAAGGTAATGGTGAGGTTGTTGAATGTAAAAGGTGTCAAAAACCTTAATAGATCACAGCTGGAAAAGAACCTTGTGGATATTCCAAAACACAATAGAAGGAGGACTGTTGGATATTTCGCTTATTTTTATAACCTAGTGATAGTGACTCGATGGGTTTATAACATTCGGTTTTAAATATGGTGGTGAAAATATCGCAAGTGGACAGATGTTCTATAAGTTTTATTCATATTAAACAATGAAGGCTAGTAACTAATTTAAAATGGATTAGCCTGAGTGGACTTCACGTTCCAGAATTCCTCTTTAGGCATTTGATAGATCATAGGCCATACAGATAGAACCTTCTCCTTGCCCTAATAGGTCCTTGTTAAAAGTAATCAGTCTTTCCCATCTAAAACACTGAAAGATTTCATAAATGTCATTTTGGCACTACATAGTCTGTACAAAGAATAAATGTTACTGTAttagaggagctggggagatgggtcagactggagatttttttaaaaatgagatacacaaacacattctttgatgtgattttctttgtttaaataaaatgcaacCAGTAACACTTGggaattatttcttttcatactCTTTCCCAAATAACGATACATTGATACTGTAGCTACCTTTTCTGTATCTTGAGTCTTGCGAGAGCTCATTTTCTTAAGATGGTGGAAAAGCGATGCTATCAAGTCAGACCATCCATGGTCATTATCATGATTGTTTTCCCTCATGCACATTGATCTAGGCACTGTACTA
Proteins encoded in this window:
- the Ptn gene encoding pleiotrophin encodes the protein MSSQQYQQQRRKFAAAFLALIFILAAVDTAEAGKKEKPEKKVKKSDCGEWQWSVCVPTSGDCGLGTREGTRTGAECKQTMKTQRCKIPCNWKKQFGAECKYQFQAWGECDLNTALKTRTGSLKRALHNADCQKTVTISKPCGKLTKPKPQAESKKKKKEGKKQEKMLD